One region of Salvelinus sp. IW2-2015 linkage group LG6.1, ASM291031v2, whole genome shotgun sequence genomic DNA includes:
- the LOC111965076 gene encoding dynactin subunit 3-like, whose protein sequence is MDRKVEVDNLETRLEMLESRIYGERSNKGGKPVKCADSLSRVQAALANTANKRERVKILHKKIEDLLKYLDPQFTDHITVPDAMKLEFILAEEDFLLSQATLLEQVSNLQPLLDSNYIRDVPEHATKLQRLSQIHIKEQDQTEAQSLEVKKLFEEYNKMMFLLSKQFTQWDESLRKVEEAKGIRQVE, encoded by the exons ATGGATAGGAAAGTTGAAGTGGATAACCTCGAAACGCGTCTTGAGATGCTGGAAAGTCGTATATACGGTGAAAGAAGTAACAAGGGAGGGAAACCCGTGAAG TGCGCGGATTCCCTCTCCAGAGTTCAGGCCGCCCTTGCAAACACTGCAAATAAGAGGGAACGAGTGAAGATTCTACACAAAAAGA TTGAGGATCTGCTGAAGTATCTGGACCCTCAGTTCACTGACCACATCACTGTTCCTGATGCCATGAAGCTGGAATTCATCCTTGCTG AGGAGGACTTCCTGCTTTCCCAGGCCACCCTTTTGGAGCAGGTCAGCAACCTCCAGCCACTATTGGACAGCAACTACATCAGAG ATGTGCCAGAGCATGCCACCAAGCTACAGCGTTTGTCTCAGATTCACATCAAAGAGCAG GACCAAACTGAAGCTCAGTCCCTAGAGGTGAAGAAACTGTTTGAGGAGTACAACAAAATG ATGTTCCTGCTATCCAAGCAGTTCACCCAGTGGGATGAGAGCCTGCGGAAAGTGGAGGAGGCAAAAGGCATCCGTCAAGTGGAGTAG